Proteins encoded by one window of Leptospira neocaledonica:
- a CDS encoding exodeoxyribonuclease V subunit gamma, translating to MKIRVHSSDDLADLSEALSKSLREEISRKDGLYSPTVIIPNKSMETWLNLDLVQRFGVVFNIRFLFLEKFLEELLLEKFSPEIDPKSRPFLQGESRKFQIYETLLGDQEFLQKYPILKNYLLPSGRKTPDPVRLLDLSGRLAKYFKDYELHRQDWIRNWLGEKYSLLRLPGEDIWEEVATQSEIFFFQKELYSYLTNSDPSKETLIQYSMRNLGSESKAKKHSTKNVYLFALSQLSSTYISIFQNLLPEIHLEVFQFGVPDGESVSGTERNQICKNWANSFRSLKKSWEISGAEFIVSSKKEKVEKTVLSEFKQYLGRSEYKASVKLLPDESLQILEAPGKVREVEVVFHHILSLLSESKETKLTDFGIFCSDLSEYRAALEFVFEGGIQAKLAEKSGSSLRTLPYSIRDVLASETSTYISGILSLFPLLSKERSRSDIFKLLKNPCFQSKWELEPSFVEEWVKLSEDLELYQDDSLAEEQPLAFSFRKGFLRLAAGNIISPEEKEDLPISPFDSGPGSSISAWIGIWRHVSLLLEEFSSLISNPKSSGEKILDSLSDLLRELFSSTSSNPIDVELEQNIIDSLYELRSINWDPKNSKDRLKFLEAFFKQTGGEIQVRKGQYLTGGITVSSLQPMRPIPFRHVYILGLGEGLFPGTDDTSAFNLRHLAPREGDINVRGLNQSLLYETVLSAKQSLVLSFVAEDITKDESIAPSSSLLLLEQALKENVLAPETSVRVKIPLNKHSKEYFVQKEIPSAKFAEKFRKNFDLSSSLLYGKEEDKEYYRKVVLGNFQARPASKKESLRPETIDWNDLVRFAKSPLSYHLQRKFGLYTEEISDSESATEEPFRISDNFKFMKELWSYSMKKAEKEILNSLEGLFSLWEKRGHIPRGIYGDSEFLTKSEKIAKISESVSETLSDVEILSGFTFGESPKKGNLLSLQPVPLEIPNGTKINITGLKEDVFLKKEADDTFTLVLVYPNSKKKFKNLIEPFLIQALLDLIPSKNTPNSVITIFGYGDKPTILNMDREGGKEYRKKFLTDLVQEFLNQSVSLVSPGIWEDFPDRTGIDPSDKKSLDIFAAEYITWAQESVQYDPEIYLDEIIRLLPYPQNYISENDFYLCLKLYYPLEKVFYAEK from the coding sequence ATGAAGATACGAGTCCATAGTTCCGACGATCTTGCGGATTTATCCGAAGCATTATCTAAATCCTTGAGAGAAGAGATCTCCAGGAAGGACGGACTGTATTCTCCCACGGTGATCATTCCGAACAAGAGTATGGAGACCTGGTTGAACCTGGATCTGGTCCAAAGATTCGGAGTGGTATTCAATATCCGATTTTTGTTCTTGGAAAAGTTTTTAGAAGAACTGCTTCTCGAAAAATTTTCCCCGGAGATCGATCCGAAATCCAGACCATTCCTTCAGGGAGAATCCAGAAAATTTCAAATTTACGAAACCTTGTTAGGAGATCAGGAATTTCTCCAAAAATATCCTATTCTTAAAAATTATCTTTTGCCTTCCGGGAGAAAAACTCCGGACCCTGTGCGTCTCTTGGATCTTTCAGGACGTTTGGCAAAATATTTTAAGGATTACGAATTACATAGACAAGACTGGATCCGAAACTGGTTGGGAGAAAAATATTCACTTCTAAGATTACCAGGAGAAGATATCTGGGAAGAAGTCGCGACCCAATCCGAAATTTTTTTCTTTCAGAAAGAACTCTATTCTTATCTAACAAATTCAGATCCATCCAAAGAAACTTTGATCCAATATTCTATGCGAAATCTTGGTTCTGAATCCAAAGCAAAAAAACATTCTACAAAGAATGTATATCTATTTGCGTTATCTCAACTTTCGAGCACGTATATTTCTATTTTTCAAAACCTTCTCCCTGAAATTCATCTAGAAGTTTTTCAATTCGGAGTGCCTGACGGAGAATCCGTATCAGGAACGGAAAGAAATCAGATCTGTAAAAACTGGGCGAACTCATTTCGTTCTTTAAAAAAATCCTGGGAGATCTCCGGCGCAGAATTTATCGTATCTTCCAAAAAAGAAAAAGTAGAAAAAACAGTTTTGTCCGAGTTCAAACAATATCTTGGACGATCGGAATACAAAGCTTCAGTAAAACTTCTTCCGGATGAAAGTTTACAAATTTTAGAAGCGCCTGGAAAAGTTCGAGAAGTAGAAGTAGTCTTCCATCATATTCTTTCTCTCTTATCCGAATCTAAAGAAACCAAATTAACCGATTTTGGGATATTTTGCTCCGACCTTTCCGAATATAGAGCAGCCTTAGAATTCGTATTTGAAGGCGGGATCCAAGCAAAACTCGCGGAGAAGTCCGGCAGCTCTTTAAGAACTCTACCTTATAGTATAAGAGATGTTCTCGCCTCGGAGACAAGCACCTATATCAGCGGAATACTTTCCTTATTTCCATTACTCTCCAAAGAAAGATCCAGATCGGATATTTTCAAGTTACTCAAAAACCCATGCTTTCAATCTAAATGGGAACTGGAACCTTCATTCGTAGAAGAATGGGTGAAATTATCAGAGGACTTAGAATTATACCAAGACGATTCTTTGGCAGAAGAACAACCTCTCGCATTTTCTTTCCGAAAAGGTTTCCTTCGTTTAGCTGCTGGGAATATAATATCCCCGGAAGAAAAAGAAGATCTTCCCATCTCCCCTTTCGATTCCGGACCAGGCTCTTCCATATCTGCTTGGATTGGAATTTGGAGACATGTCTCACTCTTATTGGAAGAATTTTCATCCCTGATTTCGAATCCAAAATCCTCTGGAGAAAAAATTTTAGATTCTTTATCGGATCTGCTAAGAGAGTTATTTTCTTCCACCTCTTCCAATCCGATCGACGTGGAATTGGAACAAAATATCATAGATTCATTATATGAATTGAGATCCATAAATTGGGATCCGAAAAATTCCAAGGATAGACTTAAATTTTTAGAGGCATTTTTTAAACAAACCGGGGGAGAGATTCAGGTCCGAAAAGGGCAATATTTAACCGGCGGGATAACGGTATCGTCGCTGCAACCGATGCGTCCTATTCCTTTCCGACATGTATATATTTTAGGATTGGGAGAAGGTTTATTTCCCGGAACTGACGATACTTCCGCATTCAATCTCAGGCATTTAGCTCCTAGAGAAGGAGATATAAATGTGAGAGGACTAAACCAATCCTTATTATACGAAACCGTTCTCTCCGCAAAACAAAGTTTGGTATTATCCTTCGTGGCAGAAGATATTACAAAAGACGAAAGTATTGCTCCTTCTTCTTCCTTACTTTTGCTGGAACAAGCCTTAAAGGAGAATGTTTTAGCCCCTGAAACTTCCGTCCGGGTTAAGATCCCATTAAATAAACATAGCAAAGAATACTTTGTCCAAAAGGAAATCCCATCCGCAAAATTTGCGGAGAAGTTCCGTAAAAATTTTGATCTTTCCTCTTCTCTTCTTTATGGAAAAGAAGAAGATAAAGAATATTATCGCAAAGTAGTGCTCGGAAATTTTCAGGCAAGACCTGCGTCAAAAAAAGAATCCTTGCGCCCGGAAACTATAGATTGGAATGATTTGGTTCGGTTTGCCAAGTCCCCACTTTCTTATCATTTACAGAGAAAGTTCGGATTATATACGGAAGAAATTTCGGACTCAGAGAGTGCTACAGAGGAACCTTTCCGAATTTCGGATAACTTTAAATTTATGAAAGAGTTATGGTCTTATTCCATGAAAAAGGCCGAGAAAGAAATCTTAAATTCTTTAGAAGGTCTATTTTCTCTTTGGGAAAAAAGAGGCCATATTCCAAGGGGAATTTACGGAGATTCTGAATTTTTAACTAAGTCGGAAAAAATTGCAAAAATTTCAGAGTCGGTCTCTGAGACACTTTCCGATGTAGAAATTTTATCGGGATTCACTTTTGGAGAATCTCCTAAAAAAGGGAATTTGCTTTCTTTACAACCCGTTCCATTAGAAATTCCGAATGGAACTAAAATCAATATAACCGGTTTAAAAGAGGATGTTTTTTTAAAAAAAGAAGCTGATGATACATTCACCCTTGTCTTGGTTTACCCAAACTCTAAGAAAAAATTTAAAAATCTGATCGAACCGTTTTTAATCCAAGCTTTACTAGATCTTATTCCATCCAAAAATACTCCAAACTCAGTGATTACGATATTCGGCTACGGAGACAAGCCTACTATCTTAAATATGGATCGAGAAGGTGGAAAAGAATATCGTAAAAAATTCCTCACTGATCTGGTACAAGAATTTTTAAATCAATCTGTCTCTTTGGTCTCCCCTGGAATTTGGGAAGATTTTCCGGATAGAACAGGAATCGATCCGAGTGATAAAAAAAGTTTAGATATATTCGCCGCGGAATATATAACCTGGGCCCAAGAATCCGTTCAATACGATCCAGAAATATATTTAGATGAAATTATCCGACTTCTTCCCTACCCTCAAAATTATATAAGTGAGAATGATTTTTATCTCTGCTTGAAACTTTATTATCCATTGGAGAAGGTTTTTTATGCAGAAAAGTAA
- a CDS encoding UvrD-helicase domain-containing protein produces the protein MQKSKLEPGTASFADQIDITKNGFIGASAGTGKTHTIVFLVMKILKDSFRSSLGSDKIPFGIESILVLTYTIPAASELKGRIRAELKNTILRLEKLESPSEEESKELDYFLNQASKLDQAYISTIHGFAHKILKEYSLESGSSDSSELVEEFSPISKALYRRMRNEFNGKYPRELLPFVLSQANRFYNDGFQGTTWENFVSGLAVKKVSSPKSIQLLPRPQKFPEIGSIRNVFLEIQSILPKFLEFQDSFKKKINTNKYKALSSRQVEFRDSLKKLIDSSEPFIPFPFTLSLKKILDLKRGESSGIESILLSDEELKTAVSESGYLSYTLEREKIRKLSLSLSVLESSLSSFFVSLAEDIAEDSVKIKEEENSITYGDMILGLSNSLEKNPELVVELKKRFHFGIIDEFQDTDPDQYNIFRILFLEGSPSVESEGKLFLIGDAKQSIYGFRGADLGTYLTAKREFDSGGKFANSSIVYPELDTNRRSLPELITSYNSLFGTEKGEWFPIREAGFLPIEYVNVKFPETAGKAILYSDKSNRAALNVFSLSKESNADRLKDQYSRFIAEEILHLVSENSEIYIKKEGIPAPERLSWSDISILVRGENDSEALKRQFKARGIPFTFAKQTGLFGSSEAIRTREILQCINEEGSRDSFYKLLISDLFCVRPEDLQNYEEYPIESQEKRLLETWRKFSRKKDFPGLFGSILTESRLASPLPEESRQDWERKITNFKQIFFFLTEKASKSDQTLGELIAYLESKMVSKGDEKDYLEKDSEEDKVKIFTIHSCKGLEFPIVFLFGGFSGWGTQRKKFSEYREGEKRIIDLENNKEEDTIFNTINEDKRLYYVAVTRAMYKFYFPLLAEPDPKRPLELFRKSFHAAVSEFPKESSVARFWENEEGKYEQEWIRDHKTISGLTIDPEKKEGPEILRSVEIWPENAEKRKIILESYSSLDSFFTSEGFGFHVSETKPFKTDETPEESQEEELPSSNKMGNLLHQLLETEDFTIYRNAKSIKQIPENILRSYKNILKSYGYGNSSEQLESFAKRVSELFWNTLKTSLPHLEKNLSLSEISNSERKHEVDFFLKIPEQTGNSDLLKGTLDLIFLSEGKYWILDWKSNLLSSNFGEDPYSETNLKEKIQESYSLQMAIYSVVLDDWLKFKYGKDYDPKLLGGMYFVFLRGTDPSRPGRGIFYQNIDTEFVKISKEKIKETLDLKNKISAEKE, from the coding sequence ATGCAGAAAAGTAAGTTGGAACCGGGAACCGCTTCTTTCGCTGACCAGATCGATATTACCAAAAACGGTTTTATAGGTGCTTCCGCGGGAACAGGAAAAACTCATACGATCGTATTTTTGGTCATGAAGATATTGAAGGATTCTTTTAGATCATCTCTTGGTTCAGACAAAATTCCATTTGGAATAGAGTCTATATTAGTACTTACTTATACAATTCCGGCGGCATCTGAACTTAAGGGAAGAATCCGCGCAGAATTAAAAAATACGATCCTAAGGCTGGAAAAACTAGAGTCACCAAGTGAAGAAGAATCCAAGGAGCTGGATTATTTTTTGAACCAGGCTTCTAAGTTAGACCAAGCTTATATATCTACCATCCATGGATTTGCACATAAGATCTTAAAAGAATATTCATTAGAATCAGGCAGTTCTGATAGTTCGGAACTAGTGGAAGAATTTTCCCCAATTTCTAAGGCATTATATAGAAGAATGCGTAACGAGTTTAACGGGAAATATCCTCGGGAACTTTTGCCTTTTGTACTATCTCAGGCGAATCGTTTTTATAATGACGGATTCCAAGGAACAACTTGGGAAAATTTTGTATCCGGTCTCGCAGTTAAGAAGGTTTCTTCTCCGAAATCTATCCAACTTCTGCCTCGGCCTCAAAAATTTCCCGAGATCGGTTCGATCAGAAATGTATTTTTGGAAATCCAATCCATTCTTCCTAAGTTTTTAGAATTTCAAGATTCATTTAAGAAGAAGATCAATACAAATAAATACAAGGCTCTTTCGAGTCGTCAGGTGGAATTCCGAGATTCTCTGAAAAAACTTATCGATTCTTCCGAACCTTTTATACCTTTTCCTTTCACACTCTCTCTCAAAAAGATTTTGGACTTAAAAAGAGGAGAAAGTTCCGGAATAGAATCTATTCTTCTTTCCGACGAAGAATTAAAAACCGCAGTTTCCGAATCAGGATATCTTTCTTATACATTAGAAAGAGAAAAAATCAGAAAACTTTCTTTAAGTTTAAGCGTATTAGAATCCTCTCTTTCTTCCTTCTTCGTTTCTCTTGCAGAAGATATCGCAGAAGACTCCGTAAAAATTAAAGAAGAAGAAAATTCAATTACGTACGGAGATATGATCCTTGGGCTTTCCAATTCCTTGGAAAAAAATCCAGAATTAGTAGTAGAATTGAAAAAACGTTTTCATTTCGGGATCATAGACGAATTCCAAGATACCGACCCGGACCAATATAATATTTTTAGAATATTATTCTTAGAGGGGTCTCCCAGTGTCGAATCAGAAGGAAAACTTTTCCTGATCGGAGATGCGAAACAATCTATTTACGGTTTCAGGGGAGCGGATTTAGGCACTTATTTGACTGCTAAAAGAGAATTTGATTCCGGAGGAAAATTTGCAAACTCTTCTATCGTTTATCCTGAGTTAGACACAAATCGCAGATCCTTACCGGAACTGATCACTTCTTATAATTCACTTTTCGGAACTGAAAAAGGAGAATGGTTTCCTATCAGAGAAGCAGGATTTTTGCCAATAGAATATGTGAATGTAAAATTTCCCGAAACTGCGGGAAAGGCAATTTTATATTCTGATAAAAGTAATCGTGCCGCTTTAAATGTATTTTCTCTTTCTAAGGAGAGTAACGCTGATCGATTGAAGGACCAGTATTCCAGATTTATAGCGGAAGAGATACTTCATCTTGTTTCCGAAAATTCAGAGATCTATATTAAAAAAGAAGGAATACCTGCTCCTGAAAGGCTGAGTTGGTCCGACATTTCAATTTTGGTTAGAGGAGAAAACGATTCTGAAGCCTTAAAAAGACAGTTCAAGGCGAGAGGAATCCCATTCACGTTTGCCAAACAAACTGGCTTATTCGGATCTTCGGAAGCGATCCGGACCAGAGAAATACTTCAATGTATAAATGAAGAAGGTAGTAGAGACTCATTTTATAAATTATTGATATCCGATCTATTCTGCGTTCGTCCAGAAGATCTGCAAAATTACGAAGAATACCCCATAGAATCCCAAGAAAAAAGACTTTTGGAAACCTGGAGAAAATTTTCCCGCAAAAAAGATTTTCCAGGTCTATTTGGATCTATTCTTACGGAAAGCAGATTGGCTTCTCCCCTTCCCGAAGAATCCAGACAGGATTGGGAAAGAAAGATCACGAACTTCAAACAGATATTCTTCTTCTTAACTGAAAAAGCATCCAAATCGGATCAGACCTTAGGAGAACTTATCGCTTATTTGGAATCTAAAATGGTATCCAAAGGGGATGAAAAGGATTATTTAGAAAAGGATTCTGAAGAAGACAAAGTCAAAATTTTTACAATCCACTCTTGCAAAGGTTTGGAATTCCCGATCGTATTTTTGTTCGGCGGATTTTCCGGTTGGGGCACGCAAAGAAAAAAATTTTCAGAATATAGAGAAGGTGAAAAACGCATTATAGATTTAGAAAATAATAAAGAAGAAGACACCATTTTTAATACGATCAACGAGGACAAAAGATTATACTATGTGGCAGTAACTCGGGCAATGTATAAGTTTTATTTCCCATTACTTGCAGAACCCGATCCAAAACGTCCTTTGGAATTATTCAGGAAATCTTTCCATGCAGCCGTATCCGAATTTCCGAAAGAATCTTCTGTGGCCAGATTTTGGGAAAATGAAGAGGGAAAATATGAGCAAGAATGGATCCGAGATCATAAAACAATCTCAGGATTAACTATCGATCCGGAGAAAAAAGAAGGTCCTGAAATTTTACGCTCTGTGGAAATTTGGCCGGAAAACGCCGAAAAAAGAAAAATCATCCTAGAAAGTTATTCTTCTTTGGACTCATTTTTTACTTCCGAAGGATTCGGATTCCATGTTTCCGAGACAAAACCTTTCAAAACGGATGAAACACCCGAGGAATCTCAGGAAGAAGAACTCCCCTCTTCCAATAAAATGGGAAATTTACTGCACCAACTTTTGGAAACGGAAGATTTTACTATTTATAGGAACGCAAAATCCATTAAGCAAATTCCGGAAAATATTTTAAGATCATATAAGAATATTCTAAAGTCTTACGGTTATGGAAATAGTTCGGAACAATTAGAGTCGTTTGCAAAGCGAGTTTCAGAATTATTTTGGAATACGCTCAAAACTTCTCTACCACATTTAGAAAAAAATCTCTCACTTTCTGAAATTTCTAATTCCGAAAGAAAACATGAGGTAGATTTTTTTCTAAAAATTCCGGAACAAACTGGAAATTCAGACTTACTAAAAGGGACCTTAGATCTAATATTTCTCTCGGAGGGAAAATATTGGATCTTAGATTGGAAGTCCAACCTTCTATCTTCAAATTTTGGAGAAGATCCATATTCGGAAACCAATCTAAAAGAAAAAATCCAGGAATCTTATTCCTTACAAATGGCCATTTATTCGGTCGTTTTAGACGATTGGCTGAAATTCAAATATGGAAAAGATTACGATCCTAAACTTTTAGGCGGTATGTACTTTGTATTTCTTAGAGGAACAGATCCGAGCCGACCTGGACGTGGAATTTTTTATCAGAATATAGATACTGAGTTCGTAAAAATTTCGAAAGAGAAAATAAAGGAAACCTTAGATCTGAAAAATAAAATTTCGGCGGAAAAAGAATGA
- a CDS encoding LB099 family protein, protein MDYEKEKKKLLSAKTPEQYIEFSIKSKLEGPKKSSITTEWLNKSGYTIDDIKYARNRHPFWREKRNKGSYERNSRRLEHHNYYKTDEKIVWDDAKLSKFYDLNQEGNADHELARIFKTSIPAVNHIRRKFRFSSILLELEKKKPNKAAVIKLSGHSESVLKRLIKEKGKK, encoded by the coding sequence ATGGATTACGAAAAGGAAAAAAAGAAACTCCTCTCTGCGAAAACGCCAGAGCAGTACATTGAATTTTCCATCAAATCAAAACTAGAAGGACCCAAGAAGTCCAGTATTACCACAGAATGGTTAAATAAATCCGGTTATACAATAGATGACATAAAATATGCAAGGAATAGGCATCCTTTTTGGAGAGAGAAAAGAAACAAAGGCTCTTACGAAAGAAACAGCCGTCGTCTAGAACACCATAACTACTATAAGACGGACGAGAAGATCGTTTGGGATGATGCTAAACTTTCCAAGTTTTACGACCTTAACCAGGAAGGAAATGCGGATCATGAACTAGCAAGAATTTTCAAAACATCTATTCCAGCTGTGAATCATATTCGCAGAAAGTTCCGTTTTTCCTCCATTCTGTTGGAACTGGAAAAGAAGAAGCCAAACAAAGCTGCAGTTATCAAACTCAGCGGCCATTCAGAGTCCGTTCTGAAACGATTGATTAAAGAAAAAGGAAAAAAATAA
- a CDS encoding polysaccharide deacetylase family protein: MYKQISRFYIIFLLVIFTSSALSAGPVREFLSSDGKSKTNHEEEEAPKESPSKKEIPRSEETSSPSPKMEAKVKKEKEESVASAEASTHKSKRVQRRKKGRTKVSKKEKQDIKEKEKETASKKYENSLPGVSELPPKTQYDTNNQNTNAELGHGKGIPVLCYHHLVGNQDPMGGYNLDPSLLEEQFKYLKSIGYQTISLDQFYQYQQGKAGSDFPARPVLLTFDDGSLTHRDVLVPLLKKYGMRASVFIYPTVISNPRYKFYLSWAQLKEALDSGVLDIGSHTVYHPKLPAMSRAEIRSQLKDSKATLEAKTGRKIQDLAYPFGLFDVRVIEEAKAAGYRMAFTVNPGKNVPGTYAYTIHRSLVTWGMSQSRFNSILSASPPVKIQLGVLDGSWVKPGDTFPVIVEGLEPKSVAIKISGKEGIVQRKTNTEYIIRIPEFKKTTYPAMTVIGKTLTGKRSETQFLFVNRKEFKKDPD, translated from the coding sequence ATGTATAAACAAATCAGCCGCTTTTACATTATATTCCTTCTGGTAATCTTCACTTCTTCCGCACTTTCTGCGGGACCTGTTCGCGAATTTTTAAGTTCCGACGGAAAATCCAAAACAAACCATGAGGAGGAAGAAGCTCCCAAAGAGTCCCCTTCTAAAAAAGAAATTCCTAGATCGGAAGAAACTTCTTCGCCTTCTCCTAAAATGGAAGCTAAGGTTAAAAAAGAAAAAGAAGAATCTGTGGCTTCTGCGGAAGCCTCTACTCATAAATCCAAAAGAGTACAACGTAGGAAAAAAGGCAGAACAAAGGTTTCTAAAAAGGAAAAGCAGGATATTAAAGAGAAAGAAAAAGAGACTGCTTCCAAAAAATACGAAAATTCTCTTCCTGGAGTTTCGGAACTTCCTCCTAAAACCCAATACGATACGAATAATCAAAATACAAATGCAGAACTAGGTCATGGAAAAGGGATCCCTGTTTTATGTTATCATCACTTGGTCGGAAACCAAGATCCGATGGGCGGATATAATTTAGATCCTAGCCTTTTAGAAGAACAATTTAAATATCTCAAATCTATAGGTTACCAAACGATCAGTTTGGACCAATTCTACCAATACCAACAAGGAAAGGCTGGCTCTGATTTCCCCGCTCGCCCTGTTCTTCTAACATTTGATGATGGATCTTTGACTCATAGAGATGTGCTGGTTCCTCTATTGAAAAAATACGGAATGAGAGCTTCTGTTTTTATTTATCCGACTGTGATCTCGAATCCTAGATACAAATTTTATCTTAGCTGGGCTCAATTAAAAGAGGCTCTAGACAGTGGAGTTTTGGATATAGGTTCTCATACCGTCTATCATCCAAAATTGCCTGCAATGTCTAGAGCAGAGATCAGAAGCCAACTCAAAGATTCCAAAGCAACTCTCGAGGCTAAAACCGGCAGAAAGATCCAAGACCTTGCTTATCCGTTCGGATTATTCGACGTACGAGTGATAGAAGAAGCCAAGGCCGCAGGTTATAGAATGGCATTCACTGTAAACCCTGGGAAAAATGTTCCAGGTACATATGCATATACCATCCATAGATCTTTGGTGACTTGGGGAATGTCTCAGTCCAGGTTCAATTCTATCCTAAGCGCTTCTCCTCCGGTCAAGATCCAACTGGGAGTTCTGGATGGTTCATGGGTCAAACCTGGAGATACTTTTCCAGTAATAGTAGAAGGATTAGAACCTAAGTCGGTAGCGATCAAGATCAGCGGGAAAGAAGGTATCGTACAAAGAAAAACGAATACGGAATATATTATTAGAATTCCTGAATTCAAAAAGACCACTTATCCTGCAATGACTGTGATTGGCAAAACCCTAACAGGCAAAAGAAGTGAAACTCAATTTTTATTCGTAAATAGAAAAGAGTTTAAAAAAGACCCCGACTAA
- the recD gene encoding exodeoxyribonuclease V subunit alpha yields MKEESLETILDREYAGFLTKEFLSFAKDTPYDVLFSWNLSLIQASKAGNLAIPFSVKDPVSDILFKKRDNLLYFSKIFGQLTAVEKGFENLLKTGTTTKPKKVEEVLNELISSNPLSIKRGDKEYILCGEGEQKEALKKALQYPFFVLTGGPGTGKTTVVANVIRGLLRLGYDLKQIGLAAPTGRAAQRLKESLESTILNLRTKNKLDDSISEIPTSTLHRLLEYNPRKRNYKYGENFPLPYRVIILDEVSMVDLHMMYRLMEALPIGSENFRFILLGDPNQLPSVEAGAVLSDLVKSLKNINSENLIELKTSHRQEEEFSSISKAAELCVKDNISLLEFQENLPKSLQLDSIFAGSGNKDLKGFYQIRLEYKKEWKEFLKRTAEEKILPIFSKLPNPNSPGELKEYLNKDLNRFKILTILRNGIFGSEFINKELTELIIHHKKGNLIQIGTKTYFSGLPILITKNDRVRGVYNGDTGLVLELQTPNGGSELRALFFIEGEIRDFALDTLPPHEPAFAITVHKSQGSEYDSIFIIYPPDPADINSEEVSLELFKKEILYTAITRAKRSAFLVSEEKLLEYSLRNRFERLTGFTIG; encoded by the coding sequence ATGAAAGAAGAATCCCTCGAAACAATATTAGATCGGGAATATGCAGGGTTTCTGACCAAGGAATTTTTGAGTTTCGCAAAGGATACCCCATACGATGTTTTATTCTCCTGGAATCTTTCCCTAATCCAAGCGTCTAAAGCTGGAAATCTCGCAATCCCATTCTCGGTAAAAGATCCGGTCTCGGATATACTCTTTAAAAAGAGGGACAATCTATTATATTTTTCTAAAATATTCGGCCAATTAACTGCGGTAGAAAAAGGTTTCGAAAACTTACTTAAGACCGGCACCACAACAAAACCGAAAAAGGTCGAAGAAGTTTTAAACGAACTTATCTCCTCTAACCCCCTTTCCATTAAAAGAGGAGATAAAGAATATATACTTTGCGGAGAAGGAGAACAAAAAGAAGCTCTGAAAAAGGCTCTTCAATATCCGTTTTTTGTTCTTACAGGTGGACCAGGTACAGGAAAAACCACGGTGGTAGCAAATGTGATCCGTGGGCTTTTACGTTTAGGTTATGATCTAAAACAAATCGGGCTTGCGGCTCCTACAGGAAGAGCTGCACAAAGATTAAAAGAATCCTTAGAAAGTACAATCTTAAATTTGCGTACAAAAAACAAATTAGATGATTCGATTTCGGAGATCCCAACTTCTACATTACATAGACTTTTAGAATATAATCCTAGAAAAAGAAATTATAAATACGGCGAAAATTTTCCACTCCCCTATCGAGTTATCATCTTGGACGAGGTGTCCATGGTTGATTTGCATATGATGTACAGATTGATGGAAGCTCTACCGATCGGTTCCGAAAATTTTAGATTTATACTTTTAGGTGACCCAAATCAGCTTCCTAGCGTAGAAGCCGGAGCAGTTTTATCCGACCTGGTAAAATCTTTAAAAAATATAAATTCTGAAAATCTAATAGAATTGAAAACAAGCCATAGACAAGAAGAAGAATTTTCTTCTATTTCTAAAGCGGCAGAACTTTGTGTAAAAGATAATATTTCTTTATTAGAATTCCAAGAGAATCTCCCTAAATCTCTGCAATTAGATTCAATTTTCGCCGGTTCTGGGAACAAAGATCTAAAAGGTTTTTATCAGATCAGATTGGAGTATAAAAAAGAATGGAAAGAATTTTTAAAAAGAACTGCAGAAGAAAAAATATTACCTATATTTTCCAAACTTCCTAATCCGAATTCTCCCGGGGAATTGAAAGAATATTTAAACAAAGATTTAAATCGATTTAAGATATTGACTATCCTCAGAAACGGAATTTTCGGAAGCGAATTCATCAATAAAGAATTAACGGAACTGATCATTCATCATAAAAAAGGAAATTTGATTCAGATAGGGACCAAAACTTATTTTTCGGGACTTCCAATACTTATCACAAAGAACGATCGAGTAAGAGGAGTTTATAACGGAGACACTGGACTTGTTTTAGAACTGCAAACTCCGAATGGAGGAAGCGAACTTAGAGCATTATTTTTTATAGAAGGAGAGATCCGAGACTTTGCTTTAGATACTCTTCCTCCTCATGAACCTGCATTTGCAATTACAGTGCATAAGTCCCAAGGTTCCGAATATGATTCTATTTTTATCATTTATCCCCCGGATCCGGCTGATATAAATTCGGAAGAAGTTTCTCTAGAATTATTCAAAAAAGAAATTTTATATACTGCGATCACCAGAGCAAAACGATCCGCATTTTTGGTTTCGGAAGAAAAACTATTAGAATATTCTCTCCGAAACCGTTTTGAAAGATTGACCGGTTTTACAATAGGCTAA